The Salvia miltiorrhiza cultivar Shanhuang (shh) chromosome 1, IMPLAD_Smil_shh, whole genome shotgun sequence genome has a window encoding:
- the LOC131020678 gene encoding uncharacterized protein LOC131020678 has product MPGEDPQRHLQDFEMACGTVRTASQTLGEYIRLLTFPFSLLEGAREWLYDLPEGSIRTWQELQSKFLERYSPAARIQNLRIQISNIKMGSAEVLYEYWGRFKQMLAKCPQHQIPDHDLIRYFVGGLRRQDRQWLHAACGGSILNKSAAEVFKLIADMAEESRDEEGTIVRNPLTPATSAQDEKLDKLCNMFEKFMTNQGATNQGNPNIRKPVKACQLCMATSHATDECPQLFEDEELNAIVQQPGRNNGGQNQKPFEPYRQQYNNQGWRQHENLRYGNNHYLGPNQGQTSNPPQYSQQPQQTKGSSLSELVHQMAQQQVKFQSETEKFIMETRGGMQNVNSQLSHLAQVVAKLESKQWTLPSQVEVKKVNAMTLRGGKELPKVVTEKKREKSEINEQVEMGSADEEEFAREKEAKLKAIGKGKEKSSQTEPILPFPGRASKEQEKEELIELVKIFKKVEVNMPLLVALRSMPTCAKFLKELCTRKVKYTDDAKFQVGESVSAVLQRDMPIKCGDPGMFYIPCVIGTMKVEKAMLDLGASINVMPLSMYQDLEIGPLKPTRVVIQLADRSSVYPEGILEDVLVKVEELIFPADFYILDMGKLKA; this is encoded by the coding sequence atgcccggagagGACCCTCAAAGACATCTTCAAGACTTTGAGATGGCATGTGGAACGGTGCGCACCGCAAGCCAAACACTTGGTGAATACATCCGACTCCTTACTTTTCCGTTCTCTTTGTTAGAGggagcgagggagtggttgtaTGATTTACCCGAAGGAAGCATTCGAACCTGGCAGGAGCTACAGAGCAAGTTTTTGGAGCGATACTCTCCAGCTGCCCGGATCCAAAATCTGAGGATTCAAATAAGCAATATAAAGATGGGATCAGCAGAAGTTCTATATGAGTATTGGGGAAGGTTCAAGCAGATGctggccaaatgcccacaacaccaaATACCGGATCATGATCTTATTAGGTATTTCGTAGGAGGACTCCGGAGGCAAGATAGGCAATGGTTACATGCTGCATGTGGAGGATCGATCTTAAACAAATCCGCAGCGGAGGTTTTCAAACTCATAGCCGACATGGCAGAGGAATCGAGAGATGAGGAAGGAACTATAGTCAGGAACCCTCTGACGCCAGCCACCTCTGCCCAAGACGAAAAGTTGGATAAGCTGTGCAACATGTTCGAGAAGTTTATGACGAACCAAGGAGCAACCAATCAGGGAAATCCCAACATTCGGAAGCCTGTGAAGGCATGCCAACTCTGCATGGCAACTTCACATGCAACCgatgaatgtccacaacttttcgAAGATGAAGAGCTTAATGCCATTGTACAACAGCCAGGAAGAAACAATGGAGGGCAGAACCAGAAACCTTTTGAGCCCTACAGACAGCAGTATAACAATCAAGGATGGAGGCAACATGAGAACCTTAGGTACGGCAACAACCACTATTTGGGGCCAAACCAAGGGCAAACGAGTAACCCACCACAATActcgcaacaacctcaacaAACAAAAGGGTCTTCCTTATCAGAGCTAGTGCATCAAATGGCTCAGCAACAAGTGAAGTTCCAGAGTGAGACCGAAAAATTCATAATGGAGACAAGaggaggaatgcagaatgtgaACTCCCAACTATCACATCTTGCCCAAGTAGTTGCCAAACTTGAAAGCAAACAATGGACACTCCCGTCCCAAGTGGAGGTGAAGAAGGTGAATGCCATGACACTCAGAGGAGGAAAGGAACTACCCAAAGTGGTGACAGAGAAAAAACGAGAAAAATCAGAGATTAACGAGCAAGTCGAAATGGGATCAGCAGATGAGGAAGAATTTGCCAGAGAGAAAGAGGCAAAGCTGAAGGCGATTGGGAAGGGAAAAGAGAAATCAAGCCAGACCGAACCCATACTTCCTTTTCCAGGCAGAGCATCCaaggaacaagaaaaagaagaattaaTCGAGCTggtcaaaatcttcaagaaggtGGAAGTCAATATGCCCCTTTTGGTCGCATTACGCTCTATGCCTACATGTGCGAAATTTCTCAAAGAACTCTGCACTAGGAAAGTCAAATACACTGATGATGCGAAATTTCAAGTGGGAGAATCTGTATCCGCGGTCTTACAAAGAGATATGCCGATAAAATGTGGAGATCCTGGGATGTTCTACATTCCTTGTGTGATAGGAACAATGAAAGTGGAGAAGGCGATGCTCGATTTGGGGGCATCCATCAACGTTATGCCCTTATCCATGTACCAGGACCTGGAGATAGGACCGCTGAAGCCCACCCGAGTGGTAATCCAACTGGCAGATCGATCAAGTGTCTACCCAGAGGGGATATTGGAAGACGTGCTGGTCAAAGTGGAGGAACTCATCTTTCCAGCGGATTTTTACATTCTCGACATGGGGAAGTTAAAAGCATGA
- the LOC131020837 gene encoding uncharacterized protein LOC131020837, translated as MVYGKRCHLPVELEHKAFWAVNKVNYDWDNAGQARKLEIQELEEIRREAYDNAVLYKERMKKSHDALITSKQFSHGQEVLLYQTRFKFAQGKLSTKWTGPFVVKAQFPNGAVEIGNPKSGKVFKVNGQRLKAYFGHKPDAGEELDLDPATSTPN; from the coding sequence ATGGTGTATGGCAAGAGGTGTCATTTACCGGTGGAATTGGAGCACAAGGCGTTCTGGGCAGTGAACAAAGTAAACTATGACTGGGACAACGCAGGGCAGGCAAGGAAGTTAGAGATCCAAGAGCTCGAAGAAATCAGGAGGGAGGCATACGACAATGCTGTTCTCTACaaagaaagaatgaaaaagagccATGATGCCTTGATCACCAGCAAGCAATTCAGCCATGGGCAAGAGGTCCTGTTGTACCAGACACGGTTCAAGTTTGCACAAGGGAAGCTTAGTACCAAGTGGACCGGCCCATTCGTGGTGAAGGCCCAATTCCCAAACGGAGCCGTGGAGATTGGGAACCCGAAATCTGGGAAAGTGTTCAAAGTGAATGGACAAAGGTTGAAAGCCTATTTTGGGCATAAGCCCGATGCTGGGGAAGAACTGGATCTCGACCCAGCCACAAGCACCCCAAATTAA